The region ACGGGAAGGACATCTAAAAATGAGCGAGAATTACACCCCCCGCCTGAAGGCTCGTTACCGCGAAGAGATCAAGAAGACCCTGGCTGACGAGTTCAACTACGACAACGTCATGCAGATCCCGGGCGTTACCAAGGTTGTCGTCAACATGGGTGTTGGCGAAGCTGCACGTGACTCCAAGCTGATCAACGGCGCTGTTGCTGACCTGACCGCTATCACCGGTCAGAAGCCGCAGCTGCGTCGCGCTAAGAAGTCCATCGCAAACTTCAAGCTGCGTGAGGGCATGCCGATCGGCGCCCGCGTCACCCTGCGTGGCGACCGCATGTGGGAGTTCCTGGACCGCCTGCTGACCATCGCACTGCCGCGTATTCGTGACTTCCGCGGCCTGTCCGACCAGCAATTCGACGGCCACGGCAACTACACCTTCGGTCTGTCCGAGCAGTCCATGTTCTACGAGATCGACATCGACAAGATGGATCGCCCGCGTGGTATGGACATCACCGTGGTGACCACCGCAACCAACGACGACGAGGGCCGCAAGCTCCTGCGCGAGCTGGGTTTCCCGTTCAAGTAAAGCTACTTAAGCTTTAATCCCGACCTCACTGAGGTCGGGATTTTGGTGTTTTAACGGCCTTGTTGATTGTTGACTTCGCGGACGAATAGCAAGGCAGGGATGACACTGAGTGCGCCAATGCCAGCACATGCCCATAGGCCCTGGGCTAACGTCCAGCGGTGACCAATGGCACCCAGCGGAGTATCCCACATTGCCG is a window of Corynebacterium camporealensis DNA encoding:
- the rplE gene encoding 50S ribosomal protein L5 — encoded protein: MSENYTPRLKARYREEIKKTLADEFNYDNVMQIPGVTKVVVNMGVGEAARDSKLINGAVADLTAITGQKPQLRRAKKSIANFKLREGMPIGARVTLRGDRMWEFLDRLLTIALPRIRDFRGLSDQQFDGHGNYTFGLSEQSMFYEIDIDKMDRPRGMDITVVTTATNDDEGRKLLRELGFPFK